The Streptomyces sp. NBC_00483 genome contains the following window.
GCTCGCCTCCGACGCTCCCCCAGCCCTGCTCGACGTCCGCTGGGCGCTGGGCGACCCGCACGGCCGCGAGCACTACGCCGAGGGGCACATCCCGGGCGCCGTGTACGTCGACCTGGAGACGGAGCTGGCGTCCGCTCCGACCGCGCGGGGCGGCCGCCATCCGCTGCCACCGATCGACCGACTCCAGGACGCCGCGCGCCGCTGGGGCCTGCGGCGGGACCGGCCCGTCGTCGTCTACGACGACCTGGGCAACACCGCCGCGGCGCGGGCCTGGTGGCTGCTGCGGTACGCGGGCCTGGACCGGGTGACGCTGCTGGACGGCGCGCTCGGCGCCTGGCGCTCCGCCGGTCTGCTGTTGGAATCGGGCCAACCCGCCGCCCCGCCGCGGGGCGATGTCGTCCTGCGCGAGGGCGCGCTGCCGCTCACCGACGCCGACGGGGCGGCCGAACTCGCGGCATCCGGGCTGCTGTTGGACGCCCGGGCCGGTGAGCGGTACCGCGGCGAGGTGGAGCCCGTCGACCCGCGCGCCGGACACATTCCGGGCGCGGTGTCCGCGCCGACCGGCGAGAACCTGGCGGCGGACGGCACGTTCCTGCCCGCCGACGAGCTGCGCAAGCGCTTCGCGGAGCTGGGGGCCGACGCGGCCGGGCCAGGCCCCTACGCGACCGGGCCGGGTGCCGACACGGCCGAGCCAGGTGCCGACACGGCCGAGCCGGGTGACGACGCGGCCGAGCCGGGCGCGAATTCCGCACCCCGCATCGGTGTCTACTGCGGCTCCGGTGTCACCGCGGCCCACGAGATCGCCGCCCTGGAGATCGCCGGGTTCCGTGCCGTCCTCTTCCCCGGCTCCTGGTCCGCCTGGTCCACCGACCCCGACCGCCCTGCCACGAAGGGAGAGCGGCCATGACGACGGACCACCTGGACGCCGCGGTCCTGCCACCTCCCGCGGACCATCCGCCCGCGCCGTCCGCCCGTGTCACCATCCGTGGCACCGCGAAGACCGGCCGCCGCCTCGCCGTGCCACGTTCCGTGCGCCGGGCCGCGGGACCGGTCGGGCTCGTCGTCCTCTGGTTCCTGGCCTCGGCCACCGGTGTGCTCCCGGAGTCGGTGCTCGCCTCGCCCGTGGACGTCGTGCGGCAGGCCGTCGAACTCACCCGCAGCGGCGAACTGCCCGACGCCGTCGCCGCGTCCGGCCGCAGGGCCGCCACCGGATTCCTGATCGGCGGTTCGGTGGCGCTGGCGCTGTCGCTGCTGGCGGGGCTCTTCCGGCTCGGCGAGGACGTGGTCGACTCCTCGATGGGCATGTTCCGGGCCATCCCCTGGGTGGGTCTCATCCCGCTGTTCATCGTGTGGTTCGGCATCGAGGAGACGCCGAAGATCGCGCTGGTCGCGCTCGGCGTGACGTACCCCCTGTACTTCAACATCTACGGCGGCATCCGCTCCACGGACGCCCAACTCGTCGAGGCCGCCCGGATGATGGGGCTCGGCAAGCTCGGCCTGATCAAATACGTGATCCTGCCGAGCGCACTGCCCGGCGCGCTCGTCGGACTGCGGTACGCGCTGTCGACCGCCTGGCTCGCCCTCGTCTTCGCCGAGCAGATCAACGCGGACGCCGGTCTCGGCTATCTGATGAGCAACGCCCAGCAGTACTTCCGTACGGACGTCATCGTGCTCTGCCTCGTCGTGTACGCGCTGCTCGGCCTCGTCTGCGACTTCGCCGTACGGATCCTTTCGCGCCGGCTGCTCGCCTGGCGCGCCAACTTCGAGGGCGAGGCATGACCCCCATGGCCGACACCGTCACCAAAACCGAAACCGAAACCGGCACCGGCACCGGCACCGGCACGCACACCACGGTCAACAGCGTTGAGATACGCGGCCTTTCGCGGGCCTTCGACGGTCACACCGTCCTGCACGACCTGGATCTCGACCTGCGCGAGGGCGAGTTCGTGGCGCCGCTCGGGCACAGCGGCTGCGGCAAGTCGACGCTGCTGAGGATTCTCGCCGGCCTGGACGAGGAGATCGGCGGCGAGGTGACCGTGCCCGCGCGGCGCAGTGCCGCCTTCCAGTCACCGCGGCTGCTGCCCTGGCTGAAGACATGGCGCAACGTCGTGCTCGGGCTGCCGGGCCGGCCCGACCGGGCGCTCGCCGACAAGGCCCTCGCCGAGGTGGGCATCGCGGAGCGCGCCACCGTCTGGCCCAAGACGCTCTCCGGCGGCCAGGCCCAACGTGTCTCCCTGGCCCGTGCCCTGGTCCGCGAGCCCGAACTGCTGCTCCTGGACGAGCCGTTCGGCGCCCTGGACGCGCTCACCCGGGGCCGGGTCCAGCAGCTGGTGGCCGAGCTGTGGGAGCGGCACGGCTGCGCGATCCTCCTGGTCACGCACGACGTGGAGGAGGCGCTGCTGCTCGCCGACCGGGTCCTGGTGATGGACGAGGGGCGCATCGCCCACGAGCTCACCGTCGACCTGCCCCGCCCCCGCGATCTGACCGCCCCCGAGTTCGTGACCCTGCGCGCCCGCCTCCTCAACTGGCTCGGCGTGACCGGCACCCTGGAAGGAACCCCGTCGTGATCCGCAGAATCGCAGCCGCCGCCCTGAGCCTCACCGCCCTTGTCTCGCTCACCGCTTGTGGCGCGGACTCCTCCGCGGACGCCGCCGCCGAGGACGGCCGGGCCACCCTCACCATCGGCGACCAGGCGAAGACCCTGCAGACCATGTTCGCCGCGTCGGGCGCCCTCAAGGGGGCGAAGTACAAGGTGAAGTGGGCCGAGTTCGAGGGCGCGGCGCCGCTGTACCAGGCGGTGCAGGCGGGCGCCGCGGACACCGGGTACTCCGCCGACCTGCCGGCGCTTCAGGCGCTCAGCGGCGGGCTGAAGATCAAGAACATCGCCGCCCTGAAGAACGACGGCTCGCACGTGGGCATCGTCGTCCGCAAGGGTTCCGGCATCGACAGCGTCAAGGACCTCAAGGGCCAGAAGGTCGTGGTGTCCTCGGCGAAGGGCAGCATCTCGGAGTATCTGCTGGCCAATGTCCTCAAGCAGCACGGGCTCAGTTACCGGGACGTCAAGGTGCAGTATCTGCTGCCGACCGACGCGCAGGCCGCGTTCGCCTCCGGGAAGGTCAAGATCTGGGCCACCTTCGGCGTCTACCAGACCGTGGGCCTCCAGCAGGGCGGCAAGCTCCTCGTCGACGGACAGGACGGCCGGGTCAGCGGGATCGGCTTCGTCAACGCCTCCGACGACGCTCTGGCCGACTCCTCGAAGAAGGCCGCGCTCACCGACTTCGTGAAGCGTCTCGGCACGGCCCTCAAGTGGACCAGCACGCACAAGGACGCCTACGCCAAGGCCATCGTCGAGCACAACGGCGCCGACCCCTCCGTGGCGAAGACCCTGGCATCGGGGGCGTACGGCAAGGTCCTGCCGGTCTCCTCCGATGTGAACGAGACCGTCCAGGACGTCGCCGACCTCATGAACGGGATCGGTGTCCTGAACCCGAACGTCGACGTGGCGAAGTCGGCGGACACCTCGCTGCTCAAGTGACCCACCCCCACAACTGACCTTCCGAGCCCAGGAGTTGTCCATGCCTGTCGAGTTCATCAGCGCCGTCCACACCGATTCCGGCGCCTCCGGTCCCGCCGCCGCGAGCCGCACCGGCTTCGACCCCGCCTATCTGCGCAGGTACGCCCGCGCCCTGGACGACGGGGGCTTCGACCACACCCTGGTCGCCTACCACTCGGCCTCTCCGGACGCCCTCCAGGTCGCCCAGTTCGTCGCCACGCACACCGAGCGCATCCGGCCGATCCTGGCCCATCGGCCGGGCGTCGTCTTCCCCACCCACGCGGCCCGCGCCCTGGCCACCCTCGACCGGATCAGCGACGGGCGGCTGTCGCTGCACATCATCTCCGGCGGCAGCGACGAGGAGCAGCACCGCGAGGGTGACTACCTCAACAAGACGGAGCGGTACGAGCGTTCGGACGAGTACATCCGGATCCTGCGCAAGGTGTGGCAGTCCGAAGGACCCGTCTCGCACGAGGGCAAGTACTTCCGCTTCGAGGGCTACCACTCGGACGTGAAGCCCGTGAACGGGCTCGTGCCGATCTCCGTCGGCGGCTCCTCCCAGGACGCCTACCGGGTCGGCGGACAGCAGGGCGACATCTTCGGCCTGTGGGGCGAGCCGCTGAAGGAGACGGCCGAGCAGATCGCCGCCGTGAACGCGGTCGCGGACGCGGCCGGGCGCCCGCATCCACGCATCTGGGTGTCGTTCCGCCCCATCGTCGCGCCCACCGACGAGCTGGCCTGGGAGAAGGCGCACCGCACGCTGGGGGCGCTCCAGGACCAGGCACGCAACACCGAGTTGCTCCGCCACTACCGCACCACGGGCCGCCCCGCCAATGTCGGCTCCCAACGGCTCCTGGACGTCGCCGGGCGCGGCGAGGTCCACGACCGCTGCCTGTGGACCGCTCCCGCCGTCGCCACCAACGCCGCGGGCGCCTCGACCGCCCTCGTCGGCTCGCCCGAGACAGTCGCGCAGGCGCTGCTCGACTACGTCGACATCGGCTGCGACCTGCTGTCGATCCGCGGCTACGACCCGCTCAACGATGCGATCGACTACGCCCGTCACGTGGTGCCACTGGTACGCCAGGAGCTCGCCCACCGGGCCACGACCCGCGCCGCCTGACCGAACCAGGACACCGAGATGACCACCGCACCCCAACGAACCGCCTCCGCCACCCTCCTCGGGCTGCTCGCCCGCGACCTGCCTCCCGACCGGCTGAGCACCGACCCGGCGGCCCTCGCCGCACACACCACCGACCGCTCCGGCACCCGCCCGGACGGGGAACCCCTGGCCGTGGTGCACGCCCGGCACACGCAGGACGTGGCACTCGCCCTGCGGCACGCCCAGGCACTGCGCGTGCCGGTGGTGCCGCGCGGGGCCGGTACCGGCCTGTCGGGCGGAGCCACCGCCGACGAGGGCTCCCTGGTCCTCGACCTCTCCCGGATGGACCGGATCCTCGAACTCGACGCCTTCGACCAGGTGGCCGTCGTGGAACCCGGCGTCATCACCGCGGAGTTGGACCGGGCGGCCGGTGCGCACGGGCTGCGGTACGCGCCCGACCCGGCGAGCGCGGCCCTGTCCACCATCGGCGGGAACATCGCCACCAACGCGGGCGGCCTTCGCTGCGCCAAGTACGGGGTGACCCGCGACAGCGTCCTCGGCCTGGAGGCGGTGCTCGCCGACGGAACGGTGGTCACCACAGGCCGCCGTACCGTCAAGGGCGTCACCGGTTACGACCTGACCGCGCTGCTCACCGGCTCGGAGGGCACCCTCGCGGTGATCACCGGGGCGACCCTGCGCCTGCGGCCCGTCCCGGTGGCGGTGGCCACGCTGGCCGCGTACTTCCCCACCTTCGAGGCGGCCGCCGAGGCCTCGTACGCGATCGCGCGGGCCGGCGTCGAGCCCGCGCTGGCCGAACTGGTCGACGGCCCGGTGCTGCAGGCCATCGACCCGGCGCTGCGGGAGCGGGGTGCCGCGCTGCTGCTCGTGCAGTGCGACGGGGCGGGCGCGGCGGTGGAGGCCGCGGCGATCGCCCGGCTGATCGCTCCTTCGGCCACCTCGGTGGAGACCACCGAGGACCCGGCCGAGTCGGAAGCACTGCTGGCCGCCCGCCGCCTGGCGCTGCCCGCGCTCGAGAAGCTCGGCCGCCCGCTCATCGAGGACATCGCCGTGCCACGCTCCCGACTCGCGGAGGCGGTGCGGGAGATCCGGGCGATCTCCGCGCGCCATGACGTGCCCGTGTTCACCATCGCGCACGCGGCCGACGGCAATCTGCACCCGATCGTCGTCGTGGACCGGGCCCTGGACCAACTGCCGGACGCCGCGTGGGAGGCGGCCGGCGAGATCTTCGCCCTGGCACTGCGGCTCGGCGGGACGCTCACCGGGGAGCACGGGGTGGGCCTGCTGAAGCGGCAGTGGGTCGCCGAGGAACTCGGCCCCGCGTCCCACGCGTTGCAGCGCGGCCTCAAGGAGGTGTTCGACCCGCGGGGCATCCTCAACCCCGGAAAGGCCCTGTGACACCAGGGGCGGGCGGGCTCAGCCGGCGGACACCGCGTCGATCAGGCGCGTGAGCGCGTCGGCGGCCTTCGCCAGTCCGTCGTTCGGGGTGACCGGCTCGTCGAGGTAGCGGTCGCGGCGCAGTTCCAGCATGAGGGCGGTGACGCGGGGCTCCGTGCCGTAGTACGTCAGGGGGACGTACGCGCCCGCGAAGGGTGTGTTCACGGCCGTGTCGCCGTACGGGGCGAAGGCCTCGCGGGCCCGGGCGAGGAGGGTGTCCGGTGTGTGGAACGGGTCGGTGCCCAGGCAGACCGGTGGGCGCGGGTCGCTGCCGTGCAGTTCGTAGGGCAGGGCCCGGCTCGGGTAGGAGTGGACGTCGATGACGACCGCCCGGCCGGTCGCGGCCAGGCGGTCCGCCACTGCTTGCGTCATGGCCTGGGCGTAGGGGTGGAAGTACGTGTCGAGCAAGGCCTGCTCGTCCGCCGGGGGTTCGGGGCGCAGTGGATCGCGGTGTGTGGTGCGTGTGTAGACCGCGCCCATGCCGACCGACCGCATCTCCTCGCGTTCGTCGGGGAACCGCTCCGGGTCGACGACCAGACGCGAGCGCTCGTTGACGAAGCACCAGGGTGTGACGGACGCGGCCCGCGCGGCGCGTTCCGCGACGGCCTCGGTGTGGGCGTCGGTGATGAGGTCCAGCTCGTGTTCGAGGGCGGCGTCGTCCAGCAGGAGTCGTGAACGCACCCGCTCCGGGATCTCACGGGAGGCATGCGGTACGTGCAGGAGCACCGGGGAGTCCGGGTCGCCGGGGTGCAGGCGGTGGGGCGGTGTGGCCATGTGTCCCACTCTCCCATCCGTCCATTTCTTGGGACAGGTGGTTTCGAGGTGTGGGCGAGGGGTAGGGAGCCCAGCCGCTACTACTGAATGGACAGTGAGTAGCTGAAGCGCGACAGGAGTACCTCACCTTGCCCGAAGCACCTGCAGAACTCGTGCGCCACCTGTGGATCCCGCTCGCCGACGGCACGCGGCTCGCCGCCCGTGTCTGGCTCCCGGAGGGCCCCGCACGCCCGGCGCCCGCGATCCTCGAGTACATCCCGTACCGCAAGAACGACGGGACGGCCGACCGCGACAACAGCCTGCACGCCCGCTTCGCCGCGTCCGGCTACGCCGCCGTCCGCGTCGACCTGCGCGGCAGCGGCGACTCCGACGGGCTGATGCTCGACGAGTACGCGCAGCAGGAGCTGGACGACGGTGTCGAGGTCATCGCGTGGCTCGCCGAGCAGGAGTGGTGCGACGGCACCGTGGGCATGATCGGCAAGTCGTGGGGCGGCTTCAACGGCCTCCAGATCGCGGCCCTGCGCCCGCCCGCGCTCAAGGCGATCGTGACGGTCTGCTCGACGGACGACCGGTACGCCGACGACGTGCACTACACGGGCGGTTCGCTGATCGCCTCCGAGATGCTGCCGTGGGCGTCGACGATGCTCGCCTACAACGCGCGGCCCGCCGACCCCGCCGTGGTCGGCGACGCCTGGCGCGAGCGGTGGCTGGAGCGGATGGCGGACACCCCGGTGTACGTCGAGGAGTGGCTGCGGCACCAGACCCGCGACGCCTTCTGGAAGCACGGCTCGGTGTGCGAGGACTTCGGGGCGATCGAGGCGCCGGTGCTCGCGGTGGGCGGCTGGTACGACCCGTACTGCGGCGCCGTACTGCGCCTCCTCGAAGGGGTGAGCAACGCTCCGGTGCGGGCGCTCGTCGGGCCGTGGGCACACACGTATCCGCACCAGGCGGCGCCCGGGCCCGCGATCGACTTCCACGGTGAAGTGGTGCGCTGGTTCGACCAGTTCCTGCGCGGCAAGGACACCGGGGCCCTGGAGGATCCGGCGCTGCGCGCATGGCTGCCCGAGTGGGCGGCGCCCGGCGGCGATCGCGAGCAGCGGCCCGGCCGGTGGGTGGCCGAGCAGCAGTGGCCGTCGGAGCGCATCGAGCGGCAGGAGTTCGCGCTGGCCGGCGAGTCGGCGGGCGAGGCGGTCGAGCACGACCCGCTGCGCTTCAGGGACGCGCACCTCGACAGCACGCGCGTGCTCGGCACTGCGGGCGGCAGCTGGCTCCAATTCGGTGACGCGGCCGGGCAGTTCGGCCCGCAGGGCGGCGACGACGGGCTCGCGCACTGCTTCACCACCGCGCCGCTCGACGAGCGCGCGGAGATCCTCGGCGCACCGTCCGTAACGCTGCGGGTGAGCGCCGACCGGCCCGCCGCGCAGCTCGCGGTGCGGCTCAACGATGTGGCTCCGGACGGCAGTTCGCGGCTCATCACGCGCGGCCTGCTCAACCTCACGCACCGCGAGGGCCACGAGGAGACGCTGCCGCTGGAGCCCGGGCAGGCCTACGACGTGAGCGTGCCGCTGGTGGCGACCGCGCACGCCTTCGCGCCCGGCCACCGCATCCGGGTCGCGGTCTCGTCCTCGTACTGGCCGCTGGCCTGGCCGTCCCCCGAGCCGGTCACGGTCACCCTGCACCCCTCCCCCGCCACCGCGCTCCACCTGCCGGTCCGGCCGCCGACGGACGCGGACGACGAGCTTCGCCCCTACGGGGAGCCGCAGCCGGACCTGCCGGTCGAGCTGTCCACGTCCGGTGAGGGCACCTCGCGGCGGATCGAGCACGACCCGGTCACCGGCCGCACGGTCGTCGAACTCGTCATTCGTGACGGGCAGTTCAAGGACCTCACCGACGGCCTGTGGAAGCGCGGCGACGCCGTCGATCGCTTCTCGCTCACCGAGGGCGACCCGTCCTCCGCCGTCGTGGAGTGCGAGCGCACCGAGGAGGGCGGGCGCGGCGACTGGCACTGGAAGGTCGTCACGCACAGCCGGATGACCGCCGACGCCTCCGCGTTCACCGTCGTCAACACCCTCACCGCCTACGAAGGGGACACCCGCGTCTTCGACCGCACCACGGACGCAGTGATTCCCCGGCAGGGAGTCTGAACATGCGCAGACGCACGTTCCTGACCGGCTCGCTCGGTGTCGTCGCGGCCGCCGGAGTGGCCACGGCCACCGGGTCGGCCGCCGGCACGGGCCCCGTGATCACGGTCGGCTCCAAGCAGTTCACCGAGTCGTGGGTGATGGGCGAGCTGTACGCCCAGATCCTGCGCAAGCGCGGCTTCGACGTCGTCCTCAAGTCCAACGTGGGCAGCGCCGACCTCATCGACCGCGCGCTGCGCAACGGGCAGATCGACCTGTACCCGGAGTACACGGGCGTCATTCTGCAGACGTTCGCGATGCCCAAGCACATGCCGACGACGGCGCGCGACACATACGAGGCGGCGAAGAAGTTCGAGGCGGGGCGCGGGATCTCGCTGCTGCCGCCGACGCCCTTCCAGAACCGCAACGCCGTCGCCGTGCGCACCGCCGACGCCCGCAAGCACAAGCTGAAGACCGTCGGCGACCTCAAGCGTCTGGGGAAGATCTCGTACGCCGAGTACCCCGACAACATCACGGGACCGCTCGGCTTCGACGCCGTCGTCAAGGCGTACGGGCTGCACGACATGAAGGTGCGGCCGCTCAACATCGGCCTGCAGTACCCGGCACTGAAGAACGGGGACGTGGACGCGGCCGACGTGTTCACCACCGACCCTCAGCTGCGCCGCTACGACTTCACCATCCTCGACGACGACCAGGCCATCTTCGGGTTCCAGAACGTCTCCCCCGTCGTGCGCACGTCCCTCGTCGAGAAGTACGGCAAGCGGCTCACCGAACCGCTGAACGCCGTCGACGAGTTGCTCACGGAGGAAGCCATGCAGGCCCTGAACGAGGCCGCCGCGATGATGCGGCTGAGCCCGGCGAAGGTCGCCGACCGGTTCCTGAGAGCGAACAAGCTGATATGACCGTGACCGAGGAGCATTCCACGATGCAGACCGCTGGCGCCGCCGACGACATAGTTTTCGACTCGGCCACCAAGACGTACGACGGCACGGGCGAGCCCGCGGTCGACGCGCTGTCCCTGACCGTCCCCGCGGGCGAGATCTGTGTCCTGCTCGGCGCCTCCGGGTGCGGCAAGACGACCGCGCTCACCCTCGTCAACCGGCTCACCGAACTGACGAGCGGGGACATCCGGATCGGCGGCAGCAGCATCCGCGAGCAGGACGTCATCGAACTGCGGCGCGGCATCGGCTACGTCATCCAACAGGCCGGTCTCTTCCCGCACTTGACGATCGAGGAGAACGTCGCGACGGTGCCGCAGGTGCTCGGCTGGAAGAAGCCGAGGATCGCGGAGCGCTCGCGCGAGCTGCTCGAACTGGTCGGCCTCCCGCACAAGGAGTACGCCCACCGCTACCCCTCGCAGCTCTCCGGCGGCCAGCGCCAACGCGTCGGCATCGCACGGGCGTTGGCGGCAGACCCGCCCATCATGCTGATGGACGAGCCGTTCGGCGCGCTCGACCCGGTGACGCGCGAGCACGTGCAGGACGAGTTCCTGCGCCTCCAGGAGCAGGTGCAGAAGACGACGCTGTTCGTCAGCCACGACATCGACGAGGCCGTCCGCATGGGCGACCGCATCGCGATCCTCGCCAAGGGCGGCAAGCTGCTCCAGTACGACACCCCGGAGCGGATCCTGCGCGAGCCCGCCGACGACTACGTGGCCCGCTTCGTCGGCACGGACCGTGGGCTGAAGGCGCTGACCCTGCGCACGCTCGGCGACCTGAAGCTGGAGCCGGCGGACGAGGACGGGTCCGACGACGTGCTGCGCACGAGCGACACACTGCGCACCGCCCTGTCGGTGCTGATGGCCGGCGGCGCCGAGCGGCTGTCCGTCACGGACGAGGCCGGAAAGCCGGTGGGCTCCGTCACCGTCGAGCTCATACGGGAGGCGGCGTGAGCGGGTTGCTGTCCCTGGCGGCGGGGCCCGACCCCGTCATCCCCGACTTCGGCACGGTCAGTTCGTGTGTGCGCGACAACGGCGTGTTCTGCGTCGACTGGTTCACCGCAAACTTCTCCAGCGTGTTCGGCCCGGCCCTCGTCCAGCATGTGCGCCTCACGATGATCGCGGTCGGGATCGGCTTCCTGATCGCGTTCCCGCTGGCTCTCCTTGCCCACTTCCGGAAGTGGCTGGTCAGGCCGCTGGGCGGGCTGACGTCGTTCCTCTACACGATCCCGCCGATGGCGCTGTTCACGCTGCTCGTCCCTGTGTCGGGGCTGTCCGTGCTCACCGCCGAGATCGCCCTGGTCGCGTACACGCTGATGGTGCTGTTCAAGTCGACGGTCACCGGGCTCGGCGAGGTGCCGGAGGACGTGCGCCGAGCGGGGGTCGGCATGGGCCTGACCCGGCGCGAGATCCTGTGGCGCATCGAGCTGCCGCTCGCGCTGCCCGCCGTGATCAGCGGGCTGCGGGTGGCGACCGTGACCACGATCAGCGTGGTCGAGATCGCCGCGTTCATCATCGACCAGGGGCTCGGTTCGCCGATCATTCAGGGCCTCCAGTCGCCGTTCAACACGCAGTTCATCGGGGCCGGTCTGCTCGCCGTGGCGCTCGCGCTCGCCGCCGACGGACTGCTCGTGCTGCTCGGCCGGGCGCTCACGCCGTGGGCCAGGACGCGGAGGACCGTCTGATGCACACCTTCCTCTCGAGTTTCTCGTTCATGGCCGACCACTTCGGCCTGCTGCTCAGCCGGACCGTCGACCATCTGCTGCTCTCCGCGGCCGGCGTCGCCGTGGCCCTGGTGATCGCGGTGCCGCTCGGTGTGTGGCTCGGGCACCGCGGCAAGGGCTCGTTCCTGACGGTCAGCATCTCCAACATCGGCCGGGCGCTGCCGTCCCTGGCCCTCATCGCGATCTTCCTGGGCCTGCTCGGCATCGGCTTCGTGAACGTCATGACGGCGCTGGTCATCATGGCGATCCCGCCGGTGCTCACGCACGCGTACCTGGGTGTGGAGCAGGTCGACGCGGACCTGGTGCGGGCCGCGCGCGGCATGGGTCTGACGCAGTGGCAGATCCTGTGGCGCGTCGAACTGCCCCTCGCCCTCCCGGTGTTGTTCACCGGCATCCGGATCGCCGTCGTGTACGTCATCTCCAGCGCGACCCTGGCGGCCGTCGCGGGCGGCGGCGGGCTCGGCGACATCATCCTCAACCAGGTGTCGTACGGCCTGTCGGGCGTCATCGCCGCGGCGCTGTGGGTGGCGGTCCTGGCGCTGGTCGCCGACGGCCTGTTCGGGGCCGTCGGCAACCGGCTCTCGCCGCGTGGGACGCGCGTCTAGAACGACCGTCTGGGACGACCGTCTGGGACGGGCGTCCGGGACGCGCGTCTAGATCCCCGCGTCGCAGCAGCCCTCGCGGCGCATGTGGCGGCCCACTTCCAGCCAGTCGTCTCCGGTGGCCCTCAGTGTTCTGGAGGCCACCGGTTCGAACGAGCCGACAAGGTCGGCCTGTTGGAAGGGGACGCCGCCGCGCAGCACGGCCGTCGTACGGATCAGGTCGTCGAAGTCGGCG
Protein-coding sequences here:
- a CDS encoding ABC transporter substrate-binding protein, producing the protein MRRRTFLTGSLGVVAAAGVATATGSAAGTGPVITVGSKQFTESWVMGELYAQILRKRGFDVVLKSNVGSADLIDRALRNGQIDLYPEYTGVILQTFAMPKHMPTTARDTYEAAKKFEAGRGISLLPPTPFQNRNAVAVRTADARKHKLKTVGDLKRLGKISYAEYPDNITGPLGFDAVVKAYGLHDMKVRPLNIGLQYPALKNGDVDAADVFTTDPQLRRYDFTILDDDQAIFGFQNVSPVVRTSLVEKYGKRLTEPLNAVDELLTEEAMQALNEAAAMMRLSPAKVADRFLRANKLI
- a CDS encoding ABC transporter ATP-binding protein, yielding MQTAGAADDIVFDSATKTYDGTGEPAVDALSLTVPAGEICVLLGASGCGKTTALTLVNRLTELTSGDIRIGGSSIREQDVIELRRGIGYVIQQAGLFPHLTIEENVATVPQVLGWKKPRIAERSRELLELVGLPHKEYAHRYPSQLSGGQRQRVGIARALAADPPIMLMDEPFGALDPVTREHVQDEFLRLQEQVQKTTLFVSHDIDEAVRMGDRIAILAKGGKLLQYDTPERILREPADDYVARFVGTDRGLKALTLRTLGDLKLEPADEDGSDDVLRTSDTLRTALSVLMAGGAERLSVTDEAGKPVGSVTVELIREAA
- a CDS encoding ABC transporter permease; this translates as MSGLLSLAAGPDPVIPDFGTVSSCVRDNGVFCVDWFTANFSSVFGPALVQHVRLTMIAVGIGFLIAFPLALLAHFRKWLVRPLGGLTSFLYTIPPMALFTLLVPVSGLSVLTAEIALVAYTLMVLFKSTVTGLGEVPEDVRRAGVGMGLTRREILWRIELPLALPAVISGLRVATVTTISVVEIAAFIIDQGLGSPIIQGLQSPFNTQFIGAGLLAVALALAADGLLVLLGRALTPWARTRRTV
- a CDS encoding ABC transporter permease, translating into MHTFLSSFSFMADHFGLLLSRTVDHLLLSAAGVAVALVIAVPLGVWLGHRGKGSFLTVSISNIGRALPSLALIAIFLGLLGIGFVNVMTALVIMAIPPVLTHAYLGVEQVDADLVRAARGMGLTQWQILWRVELPLALPVLFTGIRIAVVYVISSATLAAVAGGGGLGDIILNQVSYGLSGVIAAALWVAVLALVADGLFGAVGNRLSPRGTRV